In Sulfuricurvum sp. IAE1, one DNA window encodes the following:
- a CDS encoding M18 family aminopeptidase, giving the protein MREFNEELLSFIDASPTPFHAVEWMARTLECRGFHRLEEDEEWTLLEGQDYYVTRNDSSIVAFTYPPCAEKGYMIVGAHTDSPHLRLKPHPLTESAGVKRLGVEPYGGVLLNPWFDRDLGIAGRIVYLEGEVRKEALVNISRPVAMIPSLAIHLDKEANTSRSINAQTDIVPIIATGEVDFERFILSQVAEDTSHLSLLAHELSLYDLQKGSFVGVNDDFIASARLDNLMSCFVGLHALLDSTYPMMLVCMDHEEVGSETHAGAAGTFAQEVLQRIGGDQYSVLMRRSLMISCDNAHAQHPNFPAKHESEHAPRLNGGVVVKINSNQRYATNSRTQGRFVQCARALHVPLQTFVTRSDLGCGSTIGPISSARLGVETIDVGIPQLGMHSIRELAGTRDAYGLYRVLMQLGDF; this is encoded by the coding sequence ATGAGAGAATTCAACGAAGAACTATTAAGCTTTATCGACGCTTCCCCGACCCCTTTTCATGCGGTGGAATGGATGGCCAGAACCCTCGAATGCCGGGGGTTTCACCGTCTTGAAGAGGATGAGGAGTGGACGCTTCTTGAGGGTCAGGATTACTACGTCACCCGTAACGACTCCTCGATCGTCGCTTTTACCTACCCTCCCTGTGCCGAAAAAGGGTACATGATCGTAGGGGCCCATACCGATTCTCCCCATCTGCGTCTCAAGCCCCATCCCCTGACCGAGTCGGCGGGGGTCAAACGGCTGGGGGTCGAACCCTACGGCGGGGTATTGCTCAACCCGTGGTTTGACCGCGATCTTGGGATCGCCGGACGCATCGTCTATCTGGAGGGGGAAGTGCGCAAAGAGGCACTGGTCAACATCTCCCGCCCCGTTGCCATGATCCCCTCGCTGGCGATCCATCTGGACAAAGAAGCCAACACTTCCCGCTCGATCAACGCCCAGACCGACATCGTCCCGATCATTGCGACCGGAGAGGTCGATTTCGAAAGATTCATCCTCTCCCAGGTTGCCGAGGATACCTCTCATCTGAGTCTTCTGGCCCATGAACTGAGCCTCTACGACCTGCAAAAAGGTTCGTTTGTCGGCGTTAACGACGATTTCATCGCATCGGCGAGACTTGACAACCTGATGAGCTGTTTCGTCGGGCTTCACGCGCTGCTTGATTCGACCTATCCGATGATGCTGGTGTGCATGGATCATGAGGAGGTGGGGAGCGAAACCCATGCCGGTGCTGCCGGGACGTTCGCACAAGAGGTATTACAGCGTATCGGTGGGGATCAATATTCCGTTTTGATGCGCCGCAGCCTGATGATCTCGTGCGACAACGCCCACGCCCAACACCCCAATTTTCCGGCCAAACATGAGAGCGAACACGCGCCGCGACTCAACGGCGGGGTCGTGGTCAAAATCAACTCGAACCAGCGATATGCCACCAATTCGCGGACGCAGGGGCGCTTCGTGCAGTGCGCACGGGCGTTGCACGTTCCTTTACAGACGTTCGTGACCCGCAGCGACCTGGGGTGCGGATCGACGATCGGGCCGATCAGCTCGGCGCGTTTGGGGGTCGAGACGATCGACGTGGGGATCCCGCAGCTGGGGATGCACTCGATCCGTGAACTGGCGGGGACGCGCGATGCCTACGGGCTTTACCGTGTCCTGATGCAACTGGGGGATTTTTAG
- a CDS encoding Txe/YoeB family addiction module toxin, which translates to MVEYKILYSKEAQKDAKNLSAAGLADKAKELISIIAKNPFQTPPSYEKLVGNLSGAYSRRINIKHRLVYQVNDESKTVRILRMWSHYGE; encoded by the coding sequence ATGGTAGAGTACAAAATCCTCTACAGCAAAGAGGCGCAAAAAGATGCGAAAAACCTCTCTGCCGCGGGATTGGCTGATAAGGCGAAGGAACTCATTTCCATTATTGCAAAAAATCCGTTCCAAACCCCTCCGAGTTATGAAAAACTGGTTGGAAATCTCAGCGGAGCTTACTCCAGACGCATCAATATCAAACACCGTCTCGTCTATCAGGTGAACGATGAGAGCAAAACGGTGAGAATCTTGCGGATGTGGAGCCACTATGGAGAATAA
- a CDS encoding type II toxin-antitoxin system Phd/YefM family antitoxin: MTKVITASQARSDIYNLIDETAQSHEPIIITGKRHNAVMVSQEDWRAIEETLYLTSIPNMAQSITQAMNAPDSEFSESVEW, encoded by the coding sequence ATGACCAAAGTTATAACCGCCTCTCAAGCTCGATCAGACATCTACAATCTCATCGATGAGACGGCACAGAGCCACGAACCGATCATTATCACGGGCAAACGCCACAATGCCGTCATGGTCTCGCAGGAAGACTGGAGAGCGATCGAAGAGACCCTCTATCTCACCTCTATCCCCAATATGGCCCAATCGATTACACAGGCCATGAACGCACCCGATAGTGAATTCAGCGAATCGGTCGAATGGTAG
- the dnaE gene encoding DNA polymerase III subunit alpha codes for MSIPPFTHLHLHTEYSLLDGANKISALASRVKELGMSAVAMTDHGNMFGAIDFYHQMRGAGLKPIIGMEAYIHNSDDLSDKSVKQRFHLCLFAKNEIGYKNLMYLSSKAYIDGFYYFPRINKQLLREHSEGLICTSACLQGEVNWHLNTNNERNVRNGAGGYEEAKRVALEYREIFGDDFYMEIMRHGIGDQLFIDEPVIRLSRETGIKLVATNDTHYTYADDAQYHEAFMCIGMNKLYDDPNRLRHSVHEFYIKSPEQMAKLFADIPEALHHTQEIVDKCQLELKLGNPTPPNFKFTREYAAAEGLSIDNQGDDESVEPKKRLTAADKNDAEYFIHCCRKGLEKRLEHVPEARHTEYRERLEFEMDVINQMKFPGYMLIVWDFVREAKNMGIAVGPGRGSAAGSLVAFALEITDIDPMKYDLLFERFLNPERVSMPDIDMDFMQARRGEIIDYVVRKYGREQVAQIITFGSLLAKGVIRDVARVLDMPLSQADMMAKLIPDELGITLNGKTKGGEFKPGAFQKEPKIKELIENDTQAARVWEFSKKLEGLKRNAGMHAAGVVISNEPLWKKTPIYKPSGEETFVTQYSLNYLEDVDLIKFDFLGLKTLDVIDNAIKLIQKRYGKVINWHEIDENDPKVYETIQSGETIGMFQIESSGMQDLNKRLKPSSFEDLIAVLALYRPGPMESGMLDDFIERKHGRQAITYTFPSMEPILKPTYGVIVYQEQVMQIVQTVGGFSLGGADIVRRAMGKKKIEEMQKYNKEFSEGAAKQGLDYQKASELFDLIEKFAGYGFNKSHSAAYAMVTFQTAWLKTYYPQEFMAALLTSEKDNTDKVVKYIDEAKRMKISLGAPDINDSQLEFSAITKDGADQILFGLGAIKGVGEAAVESILEARAEGEFTDLKDFINRIEPQKVNKKVIECIIKAGGFDRFGYSRRALLEQVEILVEAAKQGSTLKKESQFSLFGDDAEVTTVDFSIKNYDEYDLKAILDFEKETLGFYVSGHPLDGFREQIDAINYTLSSEIENIADGSSAIFIGKVEEITKKMSKKGSMFGLVNLMDFHGNIEMMLFSDKLEQLEGMDLDEPIAFKVKVTHTEMFTRISVTKIMTLNEAKKEAKKVETKIVENLPPPEPLNLRIRLSDDLESLQKLYTLVRRHPGRRPIKLTIVSKLVDVVIDSAIRVDEKVMEELSVLEDVDVI; via the coding sequence ATGAGCATCCCCCCCTTTACCCACCTGCACCTCCACACCGAGTACTCGCTTCTTGACGGTGCGAACAAAATCTCCGCGCTGGCGAGCCGGGTAAAAGAGCTTGGGATGAGCGCCGTGGCGATGACCGATCATGGCAACATGTTCGGCGCGATCGATTTTTACCACCAGATGCGGGGGGCCGGCCTCAAGCCCATCATCGGAATGGAAGCCTACATCCACAACAGCGACGACCTCTCGGATAAGAGTGTCAAGCAGCGTTTCCACCTCTGCTTGTTTGCCAAAAACGAGATAGGCTACAAAAACCTCATGTACCTCTCCTCGAAAGCCTACATTGACGGCTTCTACTACTTTCCCCGGATCAACAAGCAGCTCTTGCGGGAGCACTCCGAGGGGCTCATCTGCACCTCGGCGTGTCTTCAGGGAGAGGTGAACTGGCATCTGAACACCAACAACGAACGGAATGTCCGTAACGGGGCAGGGGGATACGAGGAGGCAAAACGGGTCGCCCTCGAGTACCGCGAGATTTTCGGGGACGATTTTTACATGGAGATCATGCGCCACGGGATCGGCGACCAGCTCTTCATCGACGAACCGGTGATCCGCCTCTCGCGCGAAACGGGGATCAAGCTCGTTGCGACGAACGACACCCACTACACCTACGCCGACGACGCCCAGTACCACGAGGCGTTCATGTGTATCGGGATGAATAAACTCTACGACGATCCCAACCGCCTGCGCCACTCGGTCCATGAGTTCTACATCAAATCCCCCGAACAGATGGCGAAACTTTTCGCCGACATCCCCGAAGCGCTGCACCATACCCAGGAGATCGTTGACAAATGCCAGCTTGAACTCAAACTCGGCAACCCGACACCGCCGAATTTTAAATTTACCCGGGAATATGCCGCCGCCGAGGGATTGAGTATCGATAACCAAGGCGACGACGAGAGCGTCGAACCCAAAAAACGGCTTACCGCCGCCGATAAAAACGACGCGGAGTACTTCATCCACTGCTGCCGAAAGGGTCTGGAAAAACGGCTCGAACACGTCCCCGAAGCCCGTCATACCGAATACCGCGAGCGCCTCGAATTCGAGATGGACGTCATCAACCAGATGAAGTTCCCCGGTTATATGCTCATCGTCTGGGATTTCGTCCGCGAAGCGAAAAATATGGGTATTGCCGTGGGCCCCGGGCGGGGATCGGCGGCGGGAAGCCTCGTTGCGTTCGCCCTCGAGATCACCGACATCGACCCGATGAAATACGACCTTCTTTTCGAGCGTTTCTTGAACCCGGAGCGGGTATCGATGCCCGATATCGATATGGACTTCATGCAGGCGCGACGCGGGGAGATCATCGATTACGTCGTCCGCAAATACGGACGCGAACAGGTGGCGCAGATCATCACGTTCGGTTCGCTGTTGGCCAAGGGGGTTATCCGCGACGTCGCCCGTGTCCTGGATATGCCCCTCTCGCAGGCGGACATGATGGCCAAGCTGATTCCCGATGAGCTTGGGATTACCCTCAACGGCAAAACCAAAGGGGGAGAATTCAAACCCGGGGCATTTCAGAAAGAACCCAAGATCAAGGAACTGATCGAAAACGATACGCAGGCGGCGCGCGTATGGGAATTCTCCAAAAAACTCGAAGGACTCAAACGAAACGCCGGGATGCATGCGGCGGGGGTCGTCATCTCCAATGAACCGCTCTGGAAGAAAACCCCTATCTACAAACCCTCGGGGGAGGAGACGTTCGTCACCCAGTATTCGCTCAACTACCTTGAAGACGTCGACCTGATCAAGTTCGACTTCCTCGGCCTCAAAACGCTCGACGTCATCGACAACGCGATCAAGCTGATCCAGAAACGCTACGGCAAAGTTATCAACTGGCACGAGATCGACGAAAACGACCCCAAAGTGTACGAAACGATCCAGAGCGGGGAAACGATCGGGATGTTCCAGATCGAGAGTTCGGGGATGCAGGACCTGAACAAACGGCTCAAGCCCAGCTCCTTCGAGGACCTGATCGCGGTACTGGCGTTGTACCGTCCGGGACCTATGGAGTCGGGGATGCTCGATGATTTCATCGAACGTAAACACGGCCGTCAGGCGATCACCTATACCTTCCCCTCGATGGAGCCGATCCTCAAACCCACCTACGGGGTTATCGTCTACCAGGAGCAGGTCATGCAGATCGTCCAGACGGTCGGGGGCTTTTCACTCGGCGGCGCGGACATTGTACGGCGTGCGATGGGGAAAAAGAAGATCGAGGAGATGCAAAAGTACAACAAAGAGTTCTCCGAGGGGGCGGCCAAGCAGGGACTCGATTACCAAAAAGCGTCTGAGCTGTTCGACCTGATCGAAAAATTCGCCGGCTACGGGTTCAACAAATCGCACTCGGCGGCGTATGCGATGGTCACCTTCCAGACAGCGTGGCTCAAGACCTATTACCCGCAGGAGTTTATGGCGGCATTGCTCACGTCGGAAAAAGACAACACCGATAAAGTGGTCAAATACATCGACGAAGCCAAGCGGATGAAAATCTCCCTCGGTGCCCCGGACATCAACGATTCGCAGCTGGAGTTCTCGGCGATCACCAAAGACGGGGCCGATCAGATCCTTTTCGGTCTGGGGGCAATCAAAGGGGTTGGCGAAGCGGCGGTCGAATCGATCCTCGAAGCCAGAGCCGAGGGGGAGTTCACCGACCTCAAAGACTTCATCAACCGCATCGAGCCGCAGAAGGTGAACAAAAAGGTTATCGAGTGCATCATCAAGGCCGGAGGCTTCGACCGCTTCGGCTACTCGCGCCGCGCGCTGCTCGAGCAGGTCGAAATCCTCGTCGAGGCGGCCAAGCAGGGATCGACACTGAAAAAAGAGTCGCAGTTCAGCCTTTTCGGAGACGATGCCGAGGTGACGACGGTCGATTTCAGCATCAAAAACTACGACGAATACGACCTCAAAGCGATCCTGGATTTCGAAAAGGAGACGCTCGGATTCTACGTCTCGGGCCACCCGCTGGACGGCTTCAGAGAGCAGATCGACGCAATCAACTACACCCTCTCCAGCGAGATCGAGAACATTGCCGACGGCTCCAGCGCCATTTTCATCGGAAAAGTCGAAGAAATTACCAAAAAGATGTCGAAAAAAGGGTCCATGTTCGGCCTTGTCAACCTCATGGACTTCCACGGCAACATCGAAATGATGCTCTTCTCCGACAAGCTTGAACAGCTTGAGGGTATGGACCTCGACGAGCCGATCGCGTTCAAAGTCAAGGTGACCCACACCGAGATGTTCACCCGCATCAGCGTCACGAAAATTATGACGTTGAACGAAGCGAAAAAAGAGGCGAAAAAGGTGGAGACGAAAATCGTCGAAAACCTCCCTCCCCCCGAACCGCTGAACCTGCGCATCCGCCTCAGCGACGACCTGGAGAGTCTCCAGAAGCTCTACACGCTCGTCCGCCGCCACCCCGGCCGCCGTCCGATTAAGCTCACGATCGTCTCCAAACTCGTCGACGTCGTTATCGATTCGGCGATACGGGTCGATGAGAAGGTGATGGAAGAGTTAAGTGTTTTGGAAGATGTGGATGTGATTTGA
- a CDS encoding tetratricopeptide repeat protein yields the protein MKKLLNLIAIAVVAIPCFADGLGEGKTALEFNDYVKAAEAFERSCTGGNAQGCLELGALYEQGVGVAQNPYKASSLYAQACREGEAKGCSRMGLTVTP from the coding sequence ATGAAAAAGCTACTGAACCTGATCGCCATCGCGGTGGTCGCAATCCCGTGTTTCGCCGACGGATTGGGAGAAGGAAAAACGGCGTTGGAATTCAACGATTACGTCAAGGCCGCAGAAGCATTCGAACGCTCGTGCACCGGGGGAAACGCCCAAGGGTGTTTAGAGCTGGGAGCGCTGTATGAACAGGGGGTGGGGGTAGCCCAGAACCCCTATAAGGCTTCGAGCCTCTACGCACAGGCATGCCGGGAAGGAGAAGCCAAGGGGTGCAGCCGCATGGGCTTAACCGTCACCCCATGA
- a CDS encoding HlyD family secretion protein, whose product MNKNTRLSKFFRFAITFAVVSLALFLGLMLWESYMNSPWTRDGRVRADVTMVASDVSGLVSRVAVRDNQHVKAGEVLFEIDSERFRHALSEAEATLEAKKAVLAMRAHQASRRAAAGDEVISRESAEDAAYEAVIARADVEEAHARVETARLELERSYVRAPCEGWVSNLLLRRGDYVRAGENRLSLIESGTFWVYGYFEEHKLSKIGVGDAAVMNPLGTKVWLRGHVESIARGITDRDNATGERLLANVNPTFTWVRLAQRIPVRIKIDHIPEGFTLAAGMTCSVRINPDQGAR is encoded by the coding sequence ATGAATAAAAATACCCGATTGAGCAAATTTTTCCGTTTCGCGATCACGTTTGCCGTGGTCTCGCTGGCCCTGTTTCTGGGGCTGATGCTGTGGGAGTCGTACATGAACTCCCCCTGGACGCGCGACGGACGGGTGCGGGCCGACGTGACGATGGTCGCTTCTGACGTCAGCGGGCTGGTGAGCCGCGTTGCGGTGCGGGACAACCAGCACGTGAAGGCAGGGGAGGTGCTCTTTGAAATCGACTCCGAGCGGTTCCGCCATGCCCTCAGCGAAGCCGAAGCGACACTGGAGGCGAAAAAAGCGGTACTGGCGATGAGAGCGCATCAGGCCTCCCGCCGGGCTGCGGCGGGTGACGAGGTCATCTCGCGCGAAAGCGCCGAGGATGCGGCGTATGAGGCCGTGATTGCCCGTGCCGACGTCGAAGAGGCGCACGCCCGCGTCGAAACGGCGCGGCTGGAGCTGGAGCGCTCTTATGTCCGCGCCCCGTGCGAGGGGTGGGTGTCGAACCTCCTGCTGCGCCGGGGAGATTACGTCAGGGCCGGGGAGAACCGCCTCAGCCTCATCGAGAGCGGGACGTTCTGGGTGTACGGTTATTTCGAGGAGCACAAGCTCTCGAAAATCGGTGTCGGCGACGCGGCGGTGATGAACCCGCTGGGGACAAAAGTGTGGCTCCGGGGGCACGTCGAGAGCATCGCGCGGGGGATTACCGACCGCGACAATGCTACCGGAGAGCGGCTGCTGGCCAACGTTAACCCGACGTTTACATGGGTGCGCCTTGCGCAGCGGATCCCCGTGCGGATCAAAATCGATCATATCCCCGAGGGGTTCACCCTCGCCGCCGGGATGACCTGCTCGGTCCGGATCAATCCTGACCAAGGAGCGCGATGA
- a CDS encoding DUF1656 domain-containing protein: MPLDITLFGIQMPTLLPVFFVTALFQILIDRAFADAGVYRHVWHPGLFRTAVFVCLFAIPCIAIYR, encoded by the coding sequence ATGCCGCTGGATATCACGCTGTTCGGGATTCAGATGCCGACGCTGCTTCCCGTATTTTTCGTCACGGCGCTGTTTCAGATCCTCATCGACCGCGCTTTCGCCGATGCGGGGGTCTACCGCCACGTCTGGCATCCCGGGCTGTTTCGGACGGCGGTGTTCGTCTGTTTGTTCGCGATCCCCTGTATCGCCATTTACCGTTAA
- a CDS encoding FUSC family protein, translating into MATLARTTASYRLFWRTFAEWRTQDAPVLIYMVKAALAGLLALSVSMILNLPDPRTAIFTSFIVMQPQSGLVFSKSYYRILGTVAGVAVSLALMGMFAQEREWFIALFALWIAITTAAGLKYRNFQSYGFVLAGYTVCIVALPVIEMPLQVFEIATSRFSEVLVGIMCATLISDLIFPRHLSDSLLAAERERFGGVLKSLSNPNALYCGEAATGRFASGVVGLNATQVNTAFEGKNDRRMRQLYQHLNMSYMNLSTTYHSLRTLLSRHSGSDAFAEGIGRVYVPVAAALAELPQMALESEELAAAVETLEALKRSQEGLIETQRETMDAGELERFDAASHLLRRLLSELHHYCVTYLSLLRHRRFGDSSEELSRSVRFKSHTDPLLVALAALRGASVLLAGMALWILSGWALAPQSIMLSVVITLLIATLPNPLDTVINFFKGGIAAIAFAALYDFYLIPRFASDLFSLCLILFPLLAMLAWWTTRPKWGGFSLGFIFMFMYQTALDPHYKMTATFFLENALANLIGIILAGSAYYLINFWSLAWTQRRVASALRRQIVLLCDGPLNVQRSTLESTARDMVQQFSTHGRLNERSATRMFEWLLSTLEIGRAVIAIRRQLERGKVPHESERRALGALREYFSAASEAEYTVLTRRLDVALHELHEVLQGEMASERLRRLRDELSLIRILVSEKEALPILKES; encoded by the coding sequence ATGGCAACGTTAGCACGAACCACGGCCTCCTATCGCCTTTTTTGGCGTACGTTCGCCGAATGGCGCACACAGGATGCTCCCGTCCTGATCTACATGGTCAAGGCGGCCCTTGCCGGATTGCTGGCGCTGTCGGTCTCGATGATCCTGAATCTCCCCGATCCCCGAACGGCGATATTTACGTCGTTTATCGTCATGCAGCCCCAGAGCGGGCTTGTGTTTTCGAAAAGCTATTACCGGATTCTGGGGACGGTGGCGGGGGTGGCCGTCTCGCTCGCGCTGATGGGGATGTTCGCGCAGGAGCGGGAGTGGTTCATCGCGCTGTTTGCCCTGTGGATCGCGATCACGACCGCCGCGGGGCTTAAATACCGCAATTTTCAGTCGTACGGATTCGTCCTCGCCGGATACACGGTGTGCATCGTCGCGTTGCCGGTCATCGAGATGCCGCTGCAGGTGTTCGAGATCGCGACGTCGCGGTTTTCGGAGGTGTTGGTGGGGATCATGTGCGCGACGCTCATCAGCGACCTGATCTTTCCCCGCCACCTCTCCGATTCGCTCCTCGCCGCGGAGCGGGAGCGGTTCGGCGGGGTGCTCAAAAGCCTTTCGAACCCCAATGCGCTGTACTGCGGCGAAGCCGCCACGGGACGTTTTGCCAGCGGGGTCGTGGGGCTGAACGCGACGCAGGTGAACACCGCGTTCGAGGGGAAAAACGACCGCAGGATGCGCCAGCTCTACCAGCATCTCAATATGTCCTACATGAACCTCTCCACGACGTACCATTCGCTCCGGACGCTCCTTTCACGGCATAGCGGCTCTGATGCGTTTGCGGAGGGGATAGGTAGAGTCTACGTACCCGTTGCCGCGGCACTGGCGGAGCTTCCCCAAATGGCTCTGGAGAGCGAAGAACTCGCCGCAGCGGTAGAGACCCTCGAAGCGCTCAAACGCTCCCAGGAGGGGCTGATCGAAACACAGCGCGAGACGATGGATGCCGGGGAACTGGAGCGTTTCGATGCGGCCTCGCACCTGCTGCGACGGCTATTGAGCGAACTGCACCACTATTGCGTCACTTACCTCTCGCTGCTGCGTCACCGCCGATTCGGGGACAGTTCTGAGGAACTGAGCCGGAGTGTCCGTTTCAAGAGCCACACCGATCCGCTCCTCGTCGCTCTTGCCGCACTCCGCGGGGCGTCGGTGCTGCTGGCCGGAATGGCACTGTGGATTTTGAGCGGATGGGCGCTGGCTCCGCAGAGCATCATGCTCTCGGTCGTCATCACGCTGCTGATCGCGACGCTTCCCAACCCCCTCGACACGGTTATCAACTTTTTCAAGGGGGGGATCGCAGCGATCGCGTTTGCGGCATTGTACGATTTTTACCTGATACCGCGGTTTGCATCGGACCTTTTCAGTTTGTGCCTGATCCTGTTTCCGCTTCTCGCTATGCTGGCGTGGTGGACGACGCGTCCGAAGTGGGGCGGTTTTTCGCTCGGATTTATTTTCATGTTCATGTACCAGACCGCCCTGGACCCCCATTATAAGATGACGGCGACTTTTTTTCTCGAGAATGCGTTGGCCAACCTGATCGGGATCATTCTGGCCGGGTCGGCGTACTATCTGATCAATTTCTGGTCGCTTGCCTGGACGCAGCGGCGGGTCGCCTCGGCACTGCGCCGCCAGATCGTCTTGCTGTGCGACGGCCCGCTGAACGTTCAGCGCTCAACGCTTGAGAGCACGGCCAGGGACATGGTGCAGCAGTTTTCAACCCACGGGCGCCTCAATGAACGCTCCGCTACGCGGATGTTCGAATGGCTCCTCTCGACGCTTGAGATCGGCCGCGCCGTGATCGCCATCCGAAGACAACTCGAGCGTGGGAAGGTGCCCCACGAATCGGAGCGCAGGGCGCTCGGAGCGCTCCGTGAGTATTTTTCGGCCGCGTCGGAGGCGGAATATACGGTCCTCACGCGGCGTCTGGACGTGGCGCTGCATGAGCTGCACGAAGTGCTGCAAGGGGAGATGGCCTCCGAAAGGCTCCGGAGACTACGCGATGAACTCTCCCTGATCCGCATTCTGGTGTCGGAGAAAGAAGCTCTACCGATCCTCAAGGAGTCATGA
- a CDS encoding efflux transporter outer membrane subunit has translation MNPLPLAGLFAALVFLGGCVPKTDTATPLSLAEVNADLERELADFDKQTLDEEWWRGFGDPQLNAIMAEAQEHAPSLKSIQARYAQAESIIRSAQSRNLPSVSADASVLRERFSENHIFPAPLGGSVNTLYHPSLGMRYDFDFWNARESRINAAKNGAYAQRAYLSAARLTLSSAICETYLAWHYDEEKRRVLGTLEQSALEEYSIVRRRYALGLCSKTEVRESEQKHARIQQRIAAQRVLIEGRKKSLCVLAGFLPSRASQLREPRVSETFRAPIPKEIVLNLLSRRPDIAVAKYTLLSKGYGIEHAKAQFYPNIVLSGNLGFTSFGRSSLLEYASATPGIGIAVSLPLFDGGEREANLQHAASDYNASVYEYNEAVTRAANEVVGLLKQSVWLEEQLRFHREELASRGMNEENARKKHRLGLSDKLPALARRSEVLEGELGALELENVKVSLQIALVRSLGGGYREGKE, from the coding sequence ATGAACCCCTTACCTCTTGCAGGGCTTTTTGCCGCCCTCGTGTTCCTCGGCGGGTGCGTCCCCAAAACCGATACGGCCACGCCGCTTTCACTCGCGGAAGTCAATGCCGATCTCGAACGCGAACTCGCTGACTTCGACAAACAAACTCTGGATGAGGAGTGGTGGAGGGGATTCGGCGATCCGCAGCTGAACGCCATTATGGCCGAAGCGCAAGAGCACGCCCCGAGCCTCAAGAGCATTCAGGCGCGTTACGCTCAGGCCGAGAGTATCATCCGCTCCGCGCAGTCGCGCAATCTGCCGAGTGTTTCGGCCGACGCCTCGGTTTTGCGGGAGCGGTTCAGCGAAAACCATATTTTCCCCGCCCCTTTGGGGGGGAGTGTGAACACTCTCTATCACCCCTCGCTGGGGATGCGGTACGATTTTGATTTCTGGAATGCTCGCGAGTCGCGGATCAATGCGGCCAAAAACGGCGCGTATGCCCAGAGGGCGTATCTTTCGGCCGCACGGCTCACACTCTCAAGCGCGATCTGCGAGACCTACCTCGCATGGCACTACGACGAAGAGAAGCGTCGGGTGCTCGGTACGCTGGAACAGAGCGCTCTCGAAGAATATTCCATCGTACGCCGCCGATATGCTTTGGGGCTGTGCAGCAAAACGGAGGTTCGTGAAAGCGAGCAAAAACACGCCCGCATTCAGCAGCGCATTGCCGCACAGAGGGTGCTCATCGAAGGGCGGAAAAAAAGCCTCTGCGTCCTCGCCGGGTTCCTCCCCTCGCGTGCTTCGCAGCTTCGGGAGCCTCGCGTTTCGGAGACCTTTCGCGCTCCGATCCCCAAAGAGATCGTGCTGAATCTCCTCTCCCGCCGTCCCGATATTGCCGTCGCCAAATACACACTCCTCTCCAAAGGATACGGAATTGAGCACGCCAAGGCGCAGTTTTATCCCAACATCGTCCTCTCGGGCAATCTGGGATTCACGTCGTTCGGGCGCTCGTCATTGCTGGAATACGCCTCAGCTACCCCGGGAATCGGGATTGCCGTATCGTTGCCGCTGTTTGATGGGGGGGAGCGGGAAGCGAACCTCCAACACGCCGCGAGCGACTACAACGCATCGGTCTACGAGTACAACGAAGCGGTGACCCGTGCCGCAAACGAAGTGGTGGGGCTCCTCAAGCAGTCGGTGTGGCTGGAAGAGCAGCTCCGGTTCCATCGCGAGGAGCTTGCCTCACGCGGGATGAACGAAGAGAATGCACGGAAAAAACACCGTCTGGGACTCAGCGACAAACTTCCCGCTCTGGCCCGCAGAAGCGAGGTACTGGAAGGGGAACTGGGGGCACTGGAACTCGAGAACGTCAAAGTGTCGCTGCAGATCGCGCTCGTACGCTCCCTCGGTGGCGGCTACAGAGAGGGCAAAGAGTAG
- a CDS encoding MarR family winged helix-turn-helix transcriptional regulator yields MSFESDNSVAFLIAKTRNILKNELEKGLKPYGLTYAQRVILIRLCEKDGLTQKELAQDTYFEQSNMTLMLDKLELKGLIVREPKENDRRAYLVRITPKGRELYEPLVALGDAMIEKAFCGISHSQKEELSRVLQTIYENLQSPKS; encoded by the coding sequence ATGAGTTTCGAATCGGACAATTCGGTCGCGTTTTTGATCGCCAAAACACGCAACATTCTCAAAAACGAACTCGAAAAAGGGCTCAAGCCCTACGGCCTCACTTATGCCCAGCGGGTCATTCTGATCCGGTTGTGCGAAAAAGACGGCCTGACCCAGAAAGAGCTGGCGCAGGACACCTATTTCGAGCAGTCGAACATGACGCTGATGCTCGATAAACTCGAACTCAAAGGGCTGATCGTCCGCGAGCCGAAGGAGAACGACCGCCGTGCCTATCTCGTGCGTATCACCCCCAAAGGGCGCGAACTCTATGAGCCCCTCGTCGCTCTCGGCGACGCCATGATCGAAAAAGCCTTCTGCGGGATCAGCCATAGCCAGAAAGAGGAACTCTCCCGCGTCCTCCAGACCATTTACGAGAATCTTCAAAGCCCAAAATCATGA